One stretch of Oncorhynchus gorbuscha isolate QuinsamMale2020 ecotype Even-year linkage group LG21, OgorEven_v1.0, whole genome shotgun sequence DNA includes these proteins:
- the LOC124007686 gene encoding neuropeptide-like protein C4orf48 homolog: protein MGLPITAGCDTAWIQTRVFVVMPIALRCGALDRCATWDPPSLPLDMMHRSMASSGYLKAVMLLLAVQPLSFRPGFGEQETGTAIPAERRPCVDCHGFEFMQGALQDLKKTAFKLDAQTETLVLRAKR, encoded by the exons atgggactcccaatcaccgccggttgtgatacagcctggattcaaaccagggtgtttGTAGTGATGCCTATAGCActgagatgcggtgccttagaccgctgcgccacttgggaccCCCCTA GTCTTCCTCTGGACATGATGCACCGCAGTATGGCATCGAGCGGCTATTTGAAAGCGGTGATGCTGCTCTTAGCCGTGCAGCCGCTGTCTTTTAGGCCAGGTTTTGGCGAGCAGGAGACAGGGACGGCAATACCTGCCGAAA GACGTCCCTGTGTGGACTGCCATGGATTTGAATTCATGCAGGGGGCACTGCAAGACCTCAAGAAAACTGCTTTCAAGCTCGATGCCCAG ACTGAGACCCTGGTGTTGAGGGCAAAGAGGTGA
- the LOC124008101 gene encoding negative elongation factor A-like produces the protein MASMKDSDTGLWLHNKLGSTDELWAPSSIASLLTVSVIDNIRLCFSSLSPPVKLKLLLGMLHLPRRTVDEMKEALSEIIQLATVDSEPWVLMVADILKSFPETGSLNLDLEEQNPNVQDILGELREKVSECEASAMLPLECQYLNKSALTTLVGPLTPPVKHFQLKRKPKSATLRAELLQKSTETAQQLKKTAGVPFHAKGRGLVKKMDTTTPLKGIPKAPFRSPTTPSMFSPPSNRTPIAPARTPLRKERGVKLLDISELDMVGAGREAKRRRKTLETEAGEKAAKEEAVVENATPDYAAGLVSTQKLGALNNESALPSTSYLPSTPSMVPSSSYIPSSETQPANAGGLGRDALQSGRQPEESATPVAAATTTTLPGQFKQRTPMYNASNTATSPTAPASPSTPASTPASSNGPPAAATATQPETPTTQPPTPTPQQPQPKKNLSLTRDQMYAAQEMFKTANKVTRPEKALILGFMAGSRENPCPEQGDIIQIKLSEHTEILPKADGTGSTTMLVDTVFEMNYSTGQWTRLKKYKPITNAS, from the exons ATGGCGTCGATGAAGGACAGCGACACCGGTCTGTGGCTCCATAATAAACTAGGATCAACAGACGAGCTTTGGGCGCCTTCTAGTATTGCTTCACTCCTCACCGTTTCAGTTATCGACAATATACGGTTGTGTTTTTCGAGTTTGTCGCCTCCAGTTAAGCTAAAACTCTTGCTAGGGATGCTGCATCTTCCCAGGCGGACTGTTGACGAG ATGAAGGAGGCCCTGTCCGAGATCATCCAGCTGGCCACGGTGGACTCTGAGCCCTGGGTACTGATGGTGGCAGACATCCTAAAGTCCTTCCCTGAGACGGGCTCCCTCAACCTGGACCTGGAGGAGCAGAACCCCAATGTACAGGACATCCTGGGGGAGCTCCGGGAGAAAG tgagtgagtgtgaggcGTCAGCCATGCTCCCTCTGGAGTGCCAGTACCTGAACAAGAGCGCCCTGACCACGCTGGTGGGCCCACTCACTCCCCCCGTCAAACACTTCCAGCTGAAGAGGAAGCCCAAGAGTGCCACGCTCAGGGCAGAGCTGCTGCAGAAAT CCACAGAGACTGCTCAACAGCTGAAGAAGACAGCGGGAGTGCCTTTCCACGCTAAAGGAAGAGGCCTGGTCAAGAAGATGGACACCACCA CACCCCTGAAGGGGATCCCCAAAGCCCCGTTCCGCAGCCCCACCACCCCCAGCATGTTCAGCCCCCCCAGCAACCGCACACCCATCGCCCCAGCACGGACACCCCTGCGCAAGGAGAGGGGGGTCAAG TTGTTAGACATCTCAGAGCTGGATATGGTGGGAGCTGGTAGAGAGGcaaagaggagaagaaagacTTTGG AAACAGAGGCTGGGGAGAAGGCTGCTAAAGAGGAGGCTGTGGTGGAGAACGCTACACCAGACTATGCTGCTGGACTGGTATCTACACAG AAACTGGGTGCGTTGAACAACGAGAGTGCTCTGCCGTCTACGAGCTACCTGCCGTCTACCCCCAGTAtggtcccctcctcctcctacatTCCCAGTTCAGAGACACAGCCAG CGAACGCAGGTGGTTTGGGACGTGATGCCCTGCAGTCGGGTCGCCAGCCTGAGGAGTCAGCCACGCCCGTCGctgccgccaccaccaccaccctcccggGCCAGTTCAAACAGAGGACGCCCATGTATAACGCCAGCAACACTGCCACCAGCCCCACCGCCCCCGCCTCGCCCAGCACGCCAGCCAGCACCCCTGCCAGCAGCAACGGCCCCCCGGCCGCCGCCACCGCCACGCAGCCCGAGACCCCCACCACACAGCCCCCAACGCCCACGCCCCAGCAGCCCCAGCCCAAGAAGAACCTCTCGCTCACG AGAGACCAGATGTATGCTGCTCAAGAAATGTTCAAGACGGCCAACAAGGTTACCAGACCAGAGAAAGCACTCATCCTGGGCTTCATGGCTGGatccagag AGAACCCGTGTCCGGAGCAGGGGGACATTATCCAGATAAAGCTGAGTGAACACACAGAGATCCTGCCCAAGGCAGATGGCACGGGCAGCACCACCATGCTGGTGGACACAGTGTTTGAGATGAACTACTCCACAGGACAGTGGACCCGCCTCAAGAAGTACAAACCAATCACCAATGCCTCCTGA